The genome window tTTTCATGATTAATTTCCAACAAAGTCTACAACTTTTAGGTTATAGTgttagctttaaatttaaaacttttcatGCTTATAAAATTACCTGAATGCAAATACCCTcaccaattttaatttaaaaaaacattaattataaaacaaaaatcaattcttatatatttttaaactgtaTGCGaagttatgaaataataattaaatatcaatgattacttcaaaatattgtatacaATCTAAAAGTAGAAACCAGAGAATAATACCAAAGCCTTTAACTGAAACCACccgtttaatttgaaaaaccGTATCcggaaccgtaaccgaaataaattattttttatgaaccGAAATCTGCGACGCTTGTACCGGTATGGTTTCGGTACATtttcaacttcaaactttctcCCATTGTGTTTTccgaaaatgttaaatttttaatctcaagaTTCAACTTTTAATCGATTCTTAtgtcataaattattaataaaacagcacttaagcaattttaattgtttacttATGACGGAACCGGAAGGATAAGCCCGAAATAGCACCtcttaccgaaatagttgttccGGGACGTACCGGAATCAAAACCGATATATGTTTTGGTTTGATTCAAtggtataaacaaaaaaaaaaagtgaaaataaaagtttttcaaagttttttttttgattttttgaaaattttgtgctctatttttaatttttttttaataaaaagcgttcaaattattgaaaatccTGGTTCCtggtttaatttttgtaaactcATAACACTTATTGCTGAACTGGTGCAAAGTTGCATAAAAAACTGAGTTATTAATAGATTCAAATCTCTTGTGTAAACTAATTAACTCGAAAGGTAATTTCTCTGTCAAGCCgagtaaaattcaattagaaaaGCTAATTGGAtccacaaatttaataatttacgcCAGCTGTTATGTAAGTAGAGTTCTCACTGTACCTGCTTGTGGTATGGATGAGGAACCCAAAAGAGAATTTAACCAGTTCATGAGCAGAATTGTTAACTGAGTTGGGTAAATGACACGCGCTCTGTTTTGTTGAACTGTGTAGTGTTTTATGGTATTTGCatgatttgcatttaaataaaataactatcGAAATGTTTATAAGCACACATGTACCAgaatgtacaatgtacataagTCTATTGTGATATAAGAGAAATGCATGCGACGCGCTTACATAGAACATCATGTGTCCCAGCTAATCTGAGATTCGCTCATAACttggaatgggaatggaaatcGTTTCGCTCTGGAGAACTCAAGGGTATGGATGGGGAAGGGTACGACTTCGagtaagagtgagagagggttGCATGCGATTTCGTTGCCAGCGGGTGAAATTGTTGGAGAAATGCGAGCACGAGTTTCGCAGTTATCACGATGAgattgtttggttttttttttctattttgtattattattattatttatagtttaattttaaattatttaatcagttGTGGTTGAGGCGATTTGCAAGTTAATTGCACAAATTAATggttataaataataaaataaacggGACGGGGAGtgggaagtggaagtggaagcaTTGCAAGTTATCACACAATACAGTCACATGTCTGTCATTTCTGATTTGCACTATGGAAATAATACAAatgacatacatatgtacatattcatTCAAATCGATCAActcttataaaaattttataattatatcaaggctgcaaaccggctctgaaccgaacctcgtagaaccggatcggttcgggtttttaagcagcctgaaccggattatttactttgcgaacccgaacctaaatcgaaataaaataatagattcggttcgaaaaaaaaaattacataaattttatggttttcggattaaaataagtcttttttaaatcttcaaataaatttaaactatcatcaaactttcttaaaaaaaaaaaaatttaattagttaaaattgtagagaaaaatgtttaacaacacaagtattttttttgtatgagaTTAATCCAAgcttcgaacccaaaccttggagGTATAAATCCAATTCGtaaaccgaaccgatgtcttgctctatggttcgaacagCCCAACTGAacctttaacaacattttttaggTTTGCACCCTTGAATTATACATATGTCATATAAACTACTACAGATTTAGCGAGAAATGTGATATAATCTCGTATAAATTTTGCGTAAGAAGTATTAAACAAGGTGGAAAGTGAATTTCGACTTGCCGAagattttataccctgtaagttTATTCACATTAACTTactaaaaaaagcaaaagactttcatacaaaaattaatttttcaactgatggtttttataattcttaatttttaaagacagatctgaaatatatacaaatatatatacaattgcattgtcttaaaaaatgttatgtaaAAATCAGTCTCCTATTTTAGGAATTatggatttttaattatttgatcaCAAAAACCTAAAATTTGTGTTATCAGTGTAGCAGAAAGAATTTGATGCTTTTAATTCACATAAGTTTTAGACTTTTTTCTCCaagaactttttaaaaaagtatatatatattgtagatCTTTAGAATGATCCTTAGTATGCACATCTTATAAGATTCTGTTTATCCAGACGTCATATTGCGATCAATAAGCacagaattaattaaagaatatcGGAGAGGGAAGAGACAAGACACAGGATCacttgttaatattatttaaattctgatataagaaattaaatttttcatttcttcaCTTCCTACACTGAAACAgagttgcaaaatattttgggCCAACTGTTGATCTACTTTCACAGttctaaaattgtaatgcTTGAGCAGACACTTGACCAATTGACCAATTGACCAAGTGATTTCAACTGACTCCAACTCAGTGGTTTTACTCACAAGCACAAGTTTTCCGCAAATATTGTTGAGAATTGGTGTTGTCTTGACTTTGGATCTTTTTTCAAATTGGAGACTGTGAACTGATGTCGACGACATTCAGCGTACAACTAATGCGGTCTACGTAAAGCCAAAACGTAACTTTCGATTGCGCCAAAAGCGAGCagcagaggcaacaacaacaataacaacaacaacagaaacgcCGACGACGACGGCATCGTAGAAGTCGACGTTGCAGCTCAGAGATGGCAGCTCGTATGGGGGAATTCGGAATCGGAATAGGAATCGTAAATGGAATCGGAATAAGACACTCGTAATAATCACTCAAGTTAAGCAGCTCTGACTAAAACTATAATTTCAACTATAAATTCCGTCTTCGATTCAATTTCGAATACCGAATCGAATTTAGTTTAATGAGCTTAAATCTTACTTTGAAATCTAAGATATGTTATGCAACTGCAGCCAACATACTGAACGATGGAAAGTGATGCCAAGATTCAATGTCAAGGCATATCGATGCAGCCAAGCGATAATTGCAGCATCTCTTTCACACATcacattactcatacgccgcgtCGAACACGATGACGttgaatttacaattaatgATTTTCGATTTGATTTGCAACCAACTGATAAGACAAATATGTACACGATGCGAAGCCGGAACAAAGCATTGCAGAAGAGAGATTACATCTCTATCTAAATTCTAGAAGTACGTCACATTTCCATCTTTGTCGTCATATCGCCGTTAAACAAGTGTTCTTCATAATGGCAACAACTGTTTTTCCTGTTTTCCCAACAAATTAGCCATTTGACTGAATCACTTGCCAACTGGTTGCAAGTCATGTTTTCACTTCCCGACTGAAACAAAACCCTCAAGCTGAATCCTCAACAAACATTTGTGGGTAAATTCATTCATATTCCAGACTTATGAATCGaattttaattggaaaaaaaataataaacaataacttTAAACGAATTGGCTTTGCAAGAGTTCTTAATTAGTCAgcaaatgtattattaaatttacaaattattattttaagttagaAGGCACCacgaaataatgataaaataatcttataattcatttaattggaGATGAAAACGATAAAACTTAACGAAATTTTTGACTGTTTATCTGTTAAACTCAGTTATTGAACATAAAAAAGTAAGCCCTGCATATTAAGGAACTTCAAGAATTTTCTACTTACAAGCAAATTAccacaaaattaattagccCTTTggaatttaagatttttagttTCGCACACATaacaaagattttaaaattttaattttatttgttatttttattttgacgacttttgtcaaataaaattctattattataatcCTGATGCTACAAGTAATAAGACTCATAATTTAATGCATCAGTCATAATAATTCAGccataataatttaacaagaaacaaaagttattggaaaattaaatgaaatacaaaacaaaactgaaaaatatttgacttacTAAAACTGGcgtaagtaaacaaaaaagttttactttacttttaaataatgtcGCGTTCTCAATAGTATTAAAGATGTTAggtttatattatatttcttataaaaaaaatattgtcagTCCTACGAGAGGATACAAAGCGaaatttgtcaaataaaaagtctggcttttttttgtcattataattgtattctactagtcattgttgttgttactgtttttaagtatctgtatctatgtcTGTCGCCTGAGCACTTATagataaacaacaaatgtttacAGTTCTATTCGCCTAAACAATGAAAAGTACTTGCGTTCACAtctagtttttcattttaaaataaacgcaattgtcaattaaaattacactCGACAAACTACGAACATTACTTGGTACTGGATGTTGGTATGATGTTTGCTTAGAACACGAGCTAGAAAGTGAATTTCCTAAGGAATgtattgtaaataaacaacagaCCATTTGCCATATGGTTATTAAGTAATCAActgtataattttataaatattactcgtagtatatataaaaacatatttcagTGCACAAAGAAAAGTAAGTTAGCCTAGGGACTAATTaggattaaatatttactgagATATTAGacataatatttgtataattcaaAAGATCTGCAAGCTAAATGAAAGTAAaggttcttaaattaaattatgacaGTATTCTCGTCTTATTTCGAATAAAAAAGCTTACAAACGagttttttaagatttatttgaAATCTACAAAAGAtccataattttatttgaaaatgtttattattatttaaaacgaTTTTCAGAAAGtgcgtattttttttaatgaatatgaatTGACTTTGGAAAAGCGAAATAGAATTTCACAACTGTTCTGTATTCTTTGTTGTTTTCCTGTGTAATTGAATACAtccatatttttgtattttgtatcaCATATATGAATGAATGGTTCTGTGACGTTCACAAAtgtattactttattttctgcatgcgtatttgtttttgtgccaAATTCGCCATTAGTACAGCTAcataaatacgagtactcgtggcaccgagatatatatatatatacatatatttacgaTTGTGTACATTGAATGaaatgtgcataaattaaGTACTCTGATAAAGGTAGTTCCCATATTGCGGCCAAAGTACAAATCGTTTTTGCCCTTATAATCGCATTCCAAACTAGAGCAAAACTAAATCTGGTTTTTGTTTTAGGGAAATACAACGAGCAGACACAATTTGCAtgtgtttttttctgtgtttataccctgtgttttttaatgatttccgtctattttttattttttttatttgttgctgcttctgtttttgttgttgttgttgtgttcgtTGTAAGgtctgctttcgtcactagcgtggacAGTGATTATTGCCGTACAAATCTGTCACATACTCGAAAAGCAATCGTAATTTTCATTCAAGCACCAACTGCACCAAAATCTCTCAAAGTCTCTGCTGTTGTGAATATTAATGCCACAACAAATTAcagaatttacatatttaagtatgtatgctaaataaatttcaaaacaaaatgtaaaacacTTGCGTCTCGTTTTTGGTCTCATGCGAACACTGAAAACTGCCTCTCGCTTCGAAAGGCATCGGCCCCAAATGGGAGGCCGTAAAATGAACATAACAAATGCCTTAGTATaagattgtttttattttgtgttttctttataaataactaGAGAATATAAacgaatatattatatagtacatatacttaaaaaattgtatagatGTAGGAATGCACAAaggtatatatgtacatatatgtatgtatttctgAAAGCGTctccttttgtttatttgtcgtcattacaaaacaaaagcgctagacatgaaaaataaagtagaaatgctgcaaatatttagcttaattaatcattttttgaTTATACTAAAACTATTCAAGCTATTCaaagcttttttgtttgttagaCCCCGTACACAAAAATTGCAAAGAGTCTATTTagaaactataagagctagactcactttatatattttttttttttaattttccttttgcatttttttttttttttttgcttgaaaTTTAGTTGGggggtttttatttattatacttattgtactatttttattgtaattgtcATTTTTAGTTTCTAACAAAATTAGTACAGGGTCTCTTGCAGTCGAGTCGACTGTTGTCTTTCCTAATAGCTTTCCGAGAGCActacaattttgtgacgaaatgTATGTGGGCGACAAGTGTTCGaatattaattgtatattttcttcTTGCCTGTTCATTAGCTCTCAACTTCTTCAAGGTGTGTTTTAATTAGTtgctaattaattacaaattctcctagaattttttttggctagcttgatatattatctataatatttgctttgctcTTTAAGCTGATTGTGGACACGAttgtaatttttctaaaataaaaattatatatattattttttatcatacaAATTAGCTTTAGctcttatcttttatttaaaaataatggaaaaaatcttctttcaattttataataaaaatgtaaaacacatttaaaaatataaaattaccaacaaTGTTTTTATCATATAAATTAGCTTTAGCTCTTatcttttacttaaaaatcatgaaaaaatctttttaaattttataataaaaatttaaaacacattaaaaaatataaaattaccagCAATGTTCCCGCTTTATAGTGGCTGCATTGCTAAGATGCCAGGACATTTATCGGCATGCAGTGATTGCGGTTATCGGAATCGATAAATGCGCTTTGCTTCCGCATAGCAGCATACCTGGCCTGGCAGCTGCGCATGCGGCGCAGTGCACGTGCAAAAATCGTGACAGAATTGGCAAATTGCCAGCTGCCGGCGACAGATAACTGTTGAGAATCATCAAACCTAATAACGTAAATATGTACACATGGATGTatagtatattaaataaatttgtatgtatgcacatatgGAAATGCAACGGTTTCAATTGTTACAACATTCTGAAGcattttgtttcgtttcgCTTTGCTGCCTTCGTTGACGTCAACTTCTCACTTGGCTTTTGTGATGCTCTaaagcagcagcgacaacaataattgattttgataacagccaagttaattttattgtcaaaAAGCTTGCCGCCCAAcaacacatacaaacatatgtacgtatgaATGTACATTTCTCCCACACCCCCTACCCGTTTGCATCTCTGTTGTCCACAcccacaaaattcaaattgtcgTTGCGGCTGATAAATTACACTAATCGTTCCGATGCCGACGGCAGTTTACTTAGTTGCTTTGTTAATGTTTAGTACGACTCCGTCTGTGTCTCTAGCTATCTCGCTCCCCCTGAGCACGACTTGAAAGCTCAGTAAACAGTAAAGTAAAACGAAGCTTAAGTGCCGTTATTGAAATGCGAGCGATTTCGTATGCATGGCTGTGtatttgcatgtgtgtattgtgtgtTTACCTATAGGTAAAAGCACTAAGTATTATaactaaaatacatttatatttttttgtttgtcactatagaaattgacagtaattttccaaaatatgttgttattttgcataacaacaaatgttgcGAAATGTTATTGTCcgatttttaaatggaaaatattaatttcaataataaatttatacttattatacacaatgtttttttttttaatttaaagttccTCTTAAGCTTCCTGCAAAATCCCGAAAAGTATGCTAGCGTTTGATATATAAGTGTTCAATGTGGAATTCATCAAGCGAATCTAAGCAatgtaaatttgatttaaacaattatgttTTTTCTCCAGAAGATCTTGACCTCGATCCAGTTAAAGAACcagtcaatttaattaaatataaaattgataaggtttcacaaattaatttggttttaaaaacaaataaaaattgcattaaattatttaaaagtgtaTAGCTCATATATAGCAAAGAGGCTTGAATGTAACATTTAGTAATGTTTGGAAATATTAAGTGAAAGATCAAAGACATAAAGGTTACTAGTCTGCGTgtcttattttattctgtggctcttttaatttccaaataatatatttttgcttgtAAGTGGGTATTGCCTAAAATGTTGCAAACAGTTTGGTATTTCATGATCATTGtagtccaaaaaaaaaaacatcagtATAATATTTCGTTGAACGAAATCTGAGCATTGGACTCAGTTTTCAGGCTTAGCTGGAAGCGGATGGCGAACCGACGTTGGCCTTCTTGGCCCTGTGAATCCCGAAGAATTCCCACCAAGATGTTGGCCTTGGAACGTCAGTGCCAGCGCCAGCAAGAGATGTTGTCGGAGTTGCCACTTCAATGGGAGCTGGCTCGCTTCCAATGCTGCCATTCGGCACACTTCCAGGCACATCAGACAGCAGACCACTGTAGCCAACATCGACCGGAGAGAGGGAATTCTTCTGACCCACTGTCATGTTGCCGGTGTTTGTGGTCTGAATCGTTGCGTTCGATTGCTGTGGAGTCGGTGCCAGACTGGGCCGTGGTGTCTCAGTTGCGTTGTTCCGTCGGCGTTGTCCACCACTAAACAATTTGCCCAGATACGGCATGCACATGGCTCAAAATGAATTCCGTTTCCGTTTGCTGtactgaaaattttatttatcgtaTAGGTCGAAAcgtatgttgtgtgtgttgaaaTTTTATGTGAGTCTTCCTGACATGTCATGAGGCAGAACACTGCTCCAAAGGCTACTGTGAAAGTATTAAACACAAAGGAAATGAAAATACGATGCGTGATTCATTACAATGCACAGTGGGGTAAGAGCAtacatttaagaaaataatttctattCCTTATGCACA of Drosophila innubila isolate TH190305 chromosome X, UK_Dinn_1.0, whole genome shotgun sequence contains these proteins:
- the LOC117791340 gene encoding uncharacterized protein LOC117791340, coding for MCMPYLGKLFSGGQRRRNNATETPRPSLAPTPQQSNATIQTTNTGNMTVGQKNSLSPVDVGYSGLLSDVPGSVPNGSIGSEPAPIEVATPTTSLAGAGTDVPRPTSWWEFFGIHRAKKANVGSPSASS